One window of the Zygotorulaspora mrakii chromosome 6, complete sequence genome contains the following:
- the TIF11 gene encoding translation initiation complex factor eIF1A (similar to Saccharomyces cerevisiae TIF11 (YMR260C); ancestral locus Anc_8.812): MGKKNTKGGKKGRRGKNDNDGPKRELEYKEEGQEYAQITKMLGNGRVEATCFDGVKRMAHIRGKLRKRVWMGQGDIILVSLRDFQDDQCDVVHKYNLDEARMLKSQGELPENAKINETDNFGFESDEDVNFEFGNADEEDDEEDDDELDIDDI; the protein is encoded by the coding sequence ATGGGTAAGAAGAATACCAAAGGTGGTAAGAAAGGTAGAAGAGGAAAGAACGATAATGATGGACCAAAGCGTGAACTAGAatataaagaagaaggtcAGGAATATGCTCAGATCACAAAGATGTTGGGTAATGGAAGAGTGGAAGCTACTTGTTTCGACGGTGTTAAAAGAATGGCTCACATCAGAGGTAAGTTaagaaaaagagtttgGATGGGTCAAGGTGATATTATTTTAGTGTCTCTAAGAGACTTCCAAGATGATCAATGTGACGTGGTTCATAAATACAACTTAGACGAGGCCAGAATGTTGAAGAGTCAAGGAGAATTACCTGAAAATGCCAAAATTAATGAAACTGATAACTTTGGTTTCGAATCTGATGAGGATGTTAACTTCGAGTTTGGTAACGCGgatgaggaagatgatgaagaggacgacgatgagcttgatattgatgatatttAA
- the TPS3 gene encoding trehalose 6-phosphate synthase/phosphatase complex subunit (similar to Saccharomyces cerevisiae TSL1 (YML100W) and TPS3 (YMR261C); ancestral locus Anc_8.813) — protein sequence MYNSIPLPVKGIINSRFANEEREYIFWQISRTNSVIIFCLCSIWLWQSLAEAVLEKNSHFRDNMTIIIASLFLPHQPQFELNATEEDNAELVDSNLVKVNNGSTDSLTTRKRTSSVHGKAPFVGYESTQDLLNPAENPSRIVTPTQSAANRNNAVSSEEFMESLTAHGTSTGTPANPAAGDHTKASAEEFFSNVPYTSVPGTPGSDTNSETGNNGPSDLTANLLKNVNKSLLYQSVLKNTGSQTSVEGNVKRSANSPGGGMVITPKSRSVPDVNSAVGNFAKVKQQQQKSTLPSMRRIPRVSSGSHNMASGPSHLKYSQGADDIEETTSTESFISESESDEDVVNASDSDLELDGKTNYHVPKFGGYSNNAKLRASLLQNSHHIFGRVPWKIVPSLKGNGALKNAVSVAVAEKTIVEDISWVGTIGIPTDEIPEDVQSKIAGKLHADYNHESVITDDVTFKGAYKNFCKRILWPTLHYEIPDNPNSKAFEDHSWNYYQSLNQSFADKIKSVYKPGDTIWIHDYHLMLVPAMVREYLPQAKIAFFLHVSFPSSEVFRCFAQREKILKGLLGANYLGFQTKEYARHFLQTSSRLLMTDVSDSELKYKGKVVSVRHTPVGIDVFNLDAQLRQEGVIQWRQLISEKWKGKRLIVCRDQFDRVRGLKKKMLAYERFLRENPDYIQNIVLVQICLVGEKDQDLEREIMIVVDRINSLSTNLSDSQPVVFLHQDLEFEQYLALSSEASMFIVSPLREGMNLTCHEFVACAQESNAPLLLSEFTGSAEILKDGALLVNPWDIDLFAKSIKRALEMCPGEKRHLWKKMVKSVINNDADNWILTSLQDINNAWEFNKERSTVFNLSGDQITKDYRASKKHMFILKISTPPNARMLTILSDLCSENIVYIMNSFSKATMESLYSRVLNIGLIAENGAYVRLGGRWYNMVEHVSWKDEVIKILDDKVERLPGSYYKIADSMIRFHTENAEDTERVSAVVGEAMTHINTLFGEKGVHAYVHKNIVFVQEEGLSLSAAQFLFKYHNSNSDNYGKGQIALTPTDSSSRTSYFTSKSISQSIIDFVCVTGSSSPVIEPIFQLVKEEVNRGALHFGHTIVYDGATSTYAKEHVDGLNELFTILEEIAE from the coding sequence ATGTACAATTCTATCCCTTTACCAGTAAAAGGCATAATAAACTCAAGATTTGCTAACGAGGAAAGGGAGTATATATTTTGGCAGATCTCGAGGACAAACAGTGTTATTATCTTCTGTCTCTGTAGTATCTGGCTCTGGCAATCATTGGCTGAAGCAGTTCTAGAAAAGAATTCGCATTTCAGAGATAATATGACTATCATTATTGCCTCGCTGTTCTTACCACACCAGCCGCAGTTTGAATTGAATGCTACCGAGGAGGACAATGCAGAATTGGTGGATTCAAATTTAGTCAAGGTCAACAATGGCTCTACGGACAGTCTCACGACCAGAAAGAGAACTAGTTCTGTGCACGGCAAGGCACCCTTTGTTGGATACGAAAGCACACAGGATTTGCTGAATCCAGCTGAAAACCCGTCGAGGATCGTCACACCAACTCAATCAGCTGCTAATCGCAACAATGCAGTTTCCTCTGAAGAGTTCATGGAAAGTTTGACGGCGCACGGTACGTCGACGGGAACGCCGGCAAATCCAGCTGCAGGTGATCACACGAAGGCTAGTGCCGAGGAGTTCTTCTCTAACGTCCCTTATACTTCTGTACCAGGCACACCCGGCTCCGATACAAATTCGGAAACTGGTAACAACGGCCCTTCTGATTTGACGGCAAATCTACTGAAAAATGTGAATAAATCATTGCTATACCAATctgtattgaaaaatactgGATCTCAAACATCTGTAGAGGGTAACGTGAAACGCTCAGCTAATAGTCCTGGTGGAGGTATGGTTATTACACCGAAGTCGAGAAGTGTACCTGACGTGAACTCCGCAGTAGGAAATTTTGCGAAAGTcaaacaacagcaacaaaaATCGACATTGCCATCTATGAGGAGAATTCCAAGGGTTTCCTCTGGAAGCCACAACATGGCATCTGGTCCCTctcatttgaaatattctCAAGGAGCGGACGATATCGAAGAAACTACTTCCACAGAGAGCTTTATTTCAGAATCAGAGTCCGATGAAGATGTCGTTAATGCATCAGATTCAGATCTTGAACTTGATGGGAAAACAAATTATCATGTTCCTAAATTTGGAGGTTATTCCAACAATGCAAAACTGAGAGCCTCATTACTACAGAATTCTCACCATATATTTGGGCGCGTTCCTTGGAAAATTGTTCCTAGTCTAAAAGGTAATGGTGCTTTGAAGAATGCAGTCTCTGTTGCAGTTGCTGAAAAGACTATTGTGGAAGATATCTCATGGGTGGGAACTATCGGGATTCCAACAGACGAAATCCCAGAAGATGTACAAAGTAAAATTGCTGGAAAACTTCATGCTGACTATAATCATGAATCTGTTATCACGGACGATGTTACTTTTAAAGGTGCGTACAAAAATTTCTGTAAGAGAATTTTGTGGCCTACATTACATTATGAAATCCCAGATAATCCAAACTCAAAGGCTTTCGAAGATCACTCTTGGAACTATTATCAGAGCCTAAATCAAAGCTTTGCtgacaaaataaaaagtgTTTACAAACCAGGCGATACAATATGGATTCATGATTACCATTTAATGCTAGTACCTGCAATGGTCAGAGAATATTTACCACAGGCAAAGattgctttttttttgcatgTATCTTTCCCCAGTAGTGAAGTTTTCAGATGTTTTGCTCAAAGGgagaagattttgaagggGCTTCTAGGTGCAAACTATTTGGGATTTCAAACTAAGGAATACGCCAGACATTTCCTACAAACTTCAAGTAGATTATTAATGACTGATGTGAGCGACAGTGAGTTAAAATATAAGGGTAAAGTAGTTTCTGTTAGGCATACCCCTGTTGGTATTGATGTTTTTAATTTAGATGCTCAATTAAGGCAAGAAGGAGTTATTCAATGGCGCCAATTAATTAGCGAGAAATGGAAGGGAAAACGATTAATTGTTTGTCGTGATCAATTTGATCGAGTGAGGGGtctaaaaaagaaaatgttggCTTATGAGAGATTTTTAAGGGAAAACCCTGATTATATTCAAAACATCGTTCTAGTTCAAATTTGTTTGGTTGGTGAAAAAGACCAAGATCTTGAACGTGAAATAATGATTGTAGTTGACAGAATTAATTCTCTCTCCACCAATTTAAGTGACTCTCAACCTGTCGTTTTCTTACACCAGGATTTGGAATTCGAGCAATATTTGGCATTAAGTTCAGAGGCCAGCATGTTCATCGTTTCTCCTTTGAGAGAAGGTATGAACCTGACATGTCATGAATTTGTGGCCTGTGCGCAAGAATCAAATGCTCCTTTACTTCTGTCTGAATTTACAGGTAGTGCTGAAATCTTGAAGGATGGGGCTTTGTTAGTCAATCCTTGGGATATTGATTTATTCGCCAAATCAATAAAACGTGCATTGGAAATGTGCCCTGGCGAGAAGAGGCATttatggaaaaaaatggtgaagAGTGTCATCAACAATGATGCTGATAACTGGATCTTGACTTCCTTACAGGATATCAACAATGCGTGGGAGTTCAATAAAGAAAGATCAACGGTCTTCAACCTGTCGGGTGACCAAATTACAAAGGATTATAGagcttcaaagaaacaTATGTTCATTCTCAAGATCTCTACTCCTCCAAATGCCAGAATGTTAACCATTCTGAGTGATTTATGCTCAGAAAACATTGTTTATATTATGAACTCCTTCTCCAAGGCCACAATGGAAAGCCTTTACAGTCGTGTTCTGAATATTGGATTGATAGCAGAAAACGGTGCTTATGTAAGGCTCGGTGGACGCTGGTATAACATGGTGGAGCATGTTTCTTGGAAAGATGAAGTCATCAAGATTCTGGATGATAAAGTTGAAAGGTTGCCTGGCTCTTACTACAAGATAGCTGACTCCATGATAAGATTCCATACAGAAAATGCTGAAGACACAGAACGTGTGTCTGCCGTAGTTGGCGAAGCGATGACTCACATTAATACGCTTTTCGGTGAAAAGGGAGTTCATGCCTACGTGCACAAAAACATCGTGTTCGTACAGGAAGAAGGCTTGTCATTGTCAGCTGCccaattccttttcaaatatcatAATAGCAATTCAGATAATTATGGCAAAGGGCAAATAGCCCTTACACCGACTGATTCGTCGAGCCGCACCAGCTATTTCACTTCTAAGAGTATATCTCAGAGCATAATCGACTTTGTGTGCGTCACTGGTTCCTCTTCTCCAGTAATAGAACCAATATTTCAGTTGGTTAAGGAAGAAGTGAACAGAGGTGCATTGCATTTCGGTCACACTATAGTCTACGACGGTGCCACCTCCACATACGCGAAGGAACACGTAGATGGACTTAATGAACTTTTCACAATTCTTGAGGAGATAGCAGAGTAA
- the TRM732 gene encoding tRNA methylation protein TRM732 (similar to Saccharomyces cerevisiae YMR259C; ancestral locus Anc_8.811), translated as MPPNNSEDKFRDIKNFLITNNPSKIDAENREEVLAELVHSFHAIFEPIRTEPQGISDTSRLLIVDLLSIWILRTTQIISNKKIETDKYKQIVNETLLSCHNATTIFQYVITFWSDGSAAFVNALSDMFGKLLRLIKLIFPANTCEDMLSHWLNSALKVPATLRVQYYLINALSTELDLFPILQKRPDFVESSLSLMWSDSLSTPIGKCLTSLLTNVYNIHFLKDKEKITPWLELWYEPSLKYLCNSKLIKPIELYVLTPLFKIMPDEAFIAFSKRINALERPILIINIFRLGQELAIEEEPFHENKLISLETVESFLRLDAYKLQAFELLTFSVKRSRKIHEYIFELIKENIDIFFQDAEVETRNYFCSSFKHFILRIRDSSYALNRTLVKLRAADKFPEEQKEKQRDLKTYEDFLLWLSRYLKIKLCPGTQYSEIYTALRICEFLIVSGIDKSVSEKYIDVKDMREWPFFISFCSDLSLARLLLDVLSSHFDDIRKIAKRLLLIIFDSSEGQMLQGKLNWKKFEQTCTDFMDSYQYADIGAVLQCVLYDVSDNKHLFLEELLEKLRFKTADNIHDYIKHLNQPISSYFTSMSLLLNENALEPNELKHVVQLCISLILENWSSVKKILCYDTAKETLPTSYQGSLVGDQVVISTAFKTVKECSNLLNTILNICPLSSEQLTVVGNLLIEQLFSIYHSGAFQAVLPSFQTCCRRAHKENPLQIEEWLEDITDILEFKTQYITRRSGGIPSMISTILSTENKKDRPLLRTAYFKLEKIASRPIDKHQDVVDLPQINAFNCIRAIFIESKLSEPCTPYISSALALSLKNFTSDLWSLRNCSIMLFTSLQNRIFGKKGKNVGASQFFARFKGIREILLQLLKNSLHVSSNTTEKLKRPRQVESIFLVLNILLRLKPTPGYDGMEPFANEVILCLNNKSWKIRDMAARTLPHLIEGPLKWSAASLSRTSVTNQNSLHGHLLVAAEVLKDVQIEETLAEGISALVDAIFAKQTEFLLRNRSYHTVKAYVELVDLLFRKVPLVSKDERTKTLVSHVGEYYLKHDGEFFADGSKQMCLSCVLSFLLKHDHSSTMILCELGIRSEFFEVQLVALQFAIDYLDLQAMDCNCLMVAISELSQDVRNLPKINAVIITAMNKSCRSQISDVLAILENPLKSEEEHIAELTSLGGVSGLTPGSDNELLISGIISKYLDDSLPVDFRLASINSLDHYLGTKTNPELVLRVIEMLTDDDYTVRVTAARLLCDLFSLKGRFKEHPSPCTVAKKTEQILFMNFSKEVVGNLMAQKLKVILASPNMQCIKNKKLEGLFEPEKNNQFRNEVEQSIHYASIISQASFRDADFTIWVNKQRSKLLNFLRKENFSDTPLGWSSKPDVFANLCVLRLLTKFTEPLQLGIFDQELRAHDIHPMVFERVCI; from the coding sequence ATGCCACCCAACAACAGTGAAGATAAGTTTCGTGATATTAAAAACTTTCTTATAACAAATAACCCTTCCAAGATAGATGCTGAAAACAGAGAAGAGGTTTTAGCAGAATTGGTTCATAGTTTTCACGCAATTTTTGAACCCATAAGAACTGAACCACAAGGAATTTCAGACACGAGTCGTTTATTAATTGTTGACTTGCTGTCTATTTGGATTCTGAGGACCACTCAAATAATCTCAAATAAGAAAATTGAGACTGATAAGTATAAACAGATCGTTAATGAGACATTATTATCATGCCATAACGCAAcaaccatttttcaatatgttATTACTTTCTGGAGTGATGGTTCAGCAGCATTTGTTAATGCCTTAAGCGACATGTTTGGAAAACTATTGAGGTTAATCAAGCTAATATTTCCCGCTAATACATGCGAAGATATGCTGTCCCATTGGCTCAACAGTGCTTTGAAGGTACCAGCGACATTACGAGTTCAATACTATCTAATAAATGCACTATCAACCGAGCTGGATTTATTTCctattttacaaaaaagaCCTGATTTTGTAGAGTCTTCTTTATCATTGATGTGGTCTGATTCGTTATCCACACCAATAGGGAAATGCCTGACGAGTCTTCTAACTAATGTGTATAATATACATTTCTTAAAggataaagaaaagataacACCATGGCTGGAACTGTGGTATGAGCCCTCCTTGAAATATTTATGCAATTCAAAGCTCATCAAACCGATCGAGCTTTACGTATTGACCCCGTTGTTCAAAATCATGCCCGATGAAGCTTTCATTGCATTTTCCAAAAGGATAAACGCACTCGAAAGACCCATTCTTATTATCAACATTTTCAGATTGGGTCAAGAACTGGCAATCGAAGAAGAACCATTTCATGAAAATAAACTCATTTCCCTTGAGACAGTCGAAAGTTTTCTAAGGCTAGACGCCTATAAATTACAGGCTTTCGAACTTTTAACTTTCTCTGTCAAAAGGTCCCGGAAGATTCACGAATACATATTTGAActaatcaaagaaaatattgatattttcttccaagaTGCAGAAGTCGAAACGAGGAACTATTTTTGCAGCTCGTTTAAGCATTTCATTCTAAGGATCCGGGACTCATCATATGCTTTGAATAGGACCTTAGTTAAGCTTAGGGCTGCTGACAAGTTTCCAGAGgaacagaaagaaaaacaacGCGATCTGAAAACATATGAAGACTTTTTATTATGGTTGAGTCGATACCTCAAAATTAAACTGTGTCCAGGAACCCAATATTCGGAAATTTATACAGCACTCAGGATTTGTGAATTCCTTATAGTATCAGGTATTGATAAATCTGTCTCAGAGAAGTATATTGACGTAAAGGACATGAGAGAATGgccttttttcatttcattttgctcTGACTTATCTCTTGCAAGGCTGTTGTTGGATGTATTGTCTAGTCATTTCGATGACATCAGAAAAATAGCGAAACGCCTATTGTTAATAATTTTCGACAGCTCTGAAGGACAGATGTTACAGGGGAAActgaattggaaaaaattcgaGCAAACGTGCACAGATTTTATGGACAGCTACCAATATGCGGACATCGGTGCTGTGTTACAATGTGTATTATACGACGTATCCGATAACAAGCACCTTTTCCTAGAAGAGCTCTTGGAGAAATTGAGGTTCAAGACCGCTGATAACATCCATGATTACATCAAGCACTTGAATCAACCAATAAGCAGCTATTTTACATCCATGAGCTTGCTTTTGAACGAGAACGCTCTCGAACCGAACGAATTGAAACATGTGGTTCAGCTTTGTATTTCACTTATTCTTGAGAATTGGAGCTCCgtgaaaaagattttgtgCTACGATACCGCCAAGGAAACTTTACCTACAAGCTATCAGGGCTCTCTGGTTGGAGATCAAGTGGTCATCTCAACAGCATTCAAAACTGTTAAAGAGTGCTCGAATTTACTGAATACGATATTGAACATTTGTCCACTTTCATCCGAACAGCTCACTGTAGTTGGGAACCTTCTCATAGAGCAGCTGTTCAGTATTTACCACAGTGGTGCTTTCCAGGCCGTACTGCCAAGCTTCCAGACGTGCTGTCGAAGAGCACACAAAGAAAATCCATTGCAAATTGAGGAGTGGTTAGAAGATATAACTGATATCTTGGAGTTCAAAACACAATATATTACAAGAAGATCGGGTGGCATTCCCTCTAtgatttcaacaattctaAGCacagaaaataaaaaagatcGCCCATTACTTAGAACggcatatttcaaattagAGAAAATAGCTTCTCGACCAATCGACAAACATCAAGATGTAGTCGACCTTCCTCAGATAAATGCGTTCAATTGCATCAGAGCAATTTTCATTGAGTCTAAGCTTTCTGAGCCATGCACTCCATATATCTCTTCAGCATTGGCTTTGTCCTTGAAGAACTTTACTTCAGACTTGTGGTCATTGAGAAATTGCTCAATTATGCTCTTCACTTCCTTACAAAATAGAatttttggcaaaaaaggtaaaaatgTTGGAGCaagtcaattttttgctAGGTTCAAAGGTATAAGAGAGATTCTATTACagcttctcaaaaattctCTCCATGTATCATCAAATACAACCGAAAAGTTAAAGCGACCTCGACAGGTGGAatctatttttttggttcttAATATTTTACTACGTCTTAAGCCTACACCTGGGTATGATGGAATGGAGCCGTTCGCAAATGAAGTTATTTTATGCTTGAACAATAAGAGTTGGAAAATTCGGGATATGGCAGCTAGAACGTTGCCCCATCTGATCGAGGGTCCCTTGAAGTGGTCAGCAGCGTCCTTGAGTCGTACTTCAGTGACGAATCAAAATTCGTTACATGGCCATTTACTTGTTGCCGCCgaagttttgaaagatgtaCAAATTGAGGAAACGTTAGCAGAGGGTATCTCAGCCTTAGTTGACGCGATCTTCGCCAAACAAACTGAGTTTTTATTAAGAAATCGCAGTTACCATACGGTCAAAGCCTACGTTGAGTTGGTAGATCTTCTTTTTCGGAAGGTTCCTCtggtttcaaaagatgaacGGACCAAAACTCTGGTTTCTCATGTCGGTGAGTACTATTTGAAACACGATGGTGAGTTTTTCGCGGATGGCAGCAAACAAATGTGTTTATCCTGTGTGCTCAGTTTTCTATTAAAGCACGACCATAGTTCTACCATGATACTCTGCGAGTTGGGTATTCGGTCagagttttttgaagttcagCTAGTTGCCCTTCAATTCGCTATAGACTATTTAGATCTACAGGCAATGGATTGTAATTGCTTGATGGTTGCCATATCGGAGTTATCTCAAGATGTGAGAAATTTGCCAAAGATAAATGCAGTTATTATTACTGCAATGAATAAATCTTGCCGCAGCCAAATATCTGATGTATTAGCAATACTCGAAAATCCACTTAAAAGTGAAGAGGAACACATAGCGGAATTAACATCCCTTGGGGGAGTTTCTGGCCTTACTCCAGGTAGTGATAATGAGCTGCTTATCTCAGGTATCATATCGAAGTATTTAGATGACTCACTTCCCGTTGATTTTCGACTTGCTTCAATAAACAGTTTGGATCACTATTTGGGCACCAAAACAAATCCAGAACTTGTCCTAAGAGTGATTGAAATGTTAactgatgatgattacACTGTTAGAGTAACTGCTGCACGGCTACTGTGTGATCTGTTCTCGTTAAAAGGTAGGTTTAAGGAACATCCCAGTCCATGTACAGTGGCCAAGAAGACTGAACAAATACTATtcatgaatttttcaaaggagGTTGTTGGAAATTTAATGGCACAAAAGTTGAAAGTGATATTGGCATCACCCAATATGCAGTgtatcaaaaacaaaaagttaGAGGGTCTATTCGAAcctgaaaaaaacaatcaGTTCAGGAATGAAGTAGAACAAAGCATTCATTATGCCAGCATCATTTCTCAAGCCAGTTTTCGTGATGCTGACTTCACGATCTGGGTGAATAAACAACGGAGTAAGTTATTAAACTTTttaagaaaagagaatttttcTGATACTCCATTAGGGTGGAGCTCTAAGCCGGATGTTTTCGCCAATTTGTGCGTTCTGAGACTATTGACAAAATTTACTGAGCCACTGCAGTTGGGTATATttgatcaagaattgaGAGCACATGATATCCACCCTATGGTTTTTGAGAGGGTTTGTATATAG